One Symphalangus syndactylus isolate Jambi chromosome 9, NHGRI_mSymSyn1-v2.1_pri, whole genome shotgun sequence DNA segment encodes these proteins:
- the LOC129489761 gene encoding SS18-like protein 2, protein MSVAFVPDWLRGKAEVNQETIQRLLEENDQLIRCIVEYQNKGRGNECVQYQHVLHRNLIYLATIADASPTSTSKAVE, encoded by the coding sequence ATGTCGGTGGCCTTCGTACCGGACTGGCTGAGGGGCAAGGCGGAAGTCAATCAAGAGACTATTCAGCGGCTCCTTGAGGAGAATGACCAGTTGATCCGCTGTATTGTGGAGTATCAGAACAAGGGCCGCGGGAACGAGTGCGTCCAGTACCAGCATGTGTTACATAGAAATCTCATTTATTTGGCTACCATTGCAGATGCCAGTCCAACCAGCACTTCAAAAGCGGTGGAATAA